The proteins below are encoded in one region of Drosophila santomea strain STO CAGO 1482 chromosome 3R, Prin_Dsan_1.1, whole genome shotgun sequence:
- the LOC120450963 gene encoding evolutionarily conserved signaling intermediate in Toll pathway, mitochondrial isoform X2, with amino-acid sequence MIRRAQCLLRLHGYGGHSLVNRVRCYSTDEGYPKQNPNPNPRAQKPGTKNLPAVRNPFAAAQDRTKNSYLTMVEIFQERDVHRRNHVEFIYAALKNMADFGVERDLEVYKALINVMPKGKFIPTNLFQAEFMHYPKQQQCIIDLLEQMEDCGVMPDHEMEAMLLNVFGRQGHPLRKYWRMMYWMPKFKNLSPWPLPDPVPDDTLEMAKLALERMCTVDLRSKITVFETSELEDAIDDTWIVSGISPEQEKLLREHSRQKALYIEGPFHIWLRNRRINYFTLRADADTEFLSQLDERQLDEDDVSHIEVPFFGRAPPRRHNQLGKLRSVHQQDDGTIMAICATGTSTKDSLLSWIRLLEANGNPSIGEVPVLFRSS; translated from the coding sequence atgatacGCCGCGCACAATGTCTGCTGCGTCTGCACGGCTATGGAGGACACTCACTGGTCAACCGCGTTCGATGCTACTCCACGGACGAGGGGTATCCGAAACAGAACCCCAATCCAAATCCCAGGGCACAGAAACCGGGCACCAAAAACCTGCCGGCTGTGAGGAACCCCTTTGCCGCCGCCCAGGACAGGACGAAAAACAGCTACCTGACCATGGTGGAGATCTTCCAGGAGCGCGACGTCCACCGCCGCAACCATGTGGAGTTCATCTACGCGGCGCTCAAGAATATGGCTGATTTTGGGGTGGAAAGAGACTTGGAGGTCTACAAGGCACTGATTAACGTGATGCCCAAGGGGAAGTTCATACCCACCAACCTGTTCCAGGCGGAGTTCATGCACTACcccaagcagcagcagtgcaTAATTGATCTACTCGAGCAAATGGAGGATTGTGGGGTGATGCCCGACCACGAGATGGAGGCGATGCTGCTAAATGTTTTCGGCAGACAAGGACATCCACTGCGCAAGTACTGGCGCATGATGTACTGGATGCCAAAATTTAAGAACCTCTCACCGTGGCCCCTGCCCGATCCTGTTCCGGATGATACCCTGGAAATGGCCAAGCTGGCGCTGGAGCGGATGTGCACGGTTGATCTGCGGTCCAAAATAACGGTGTTCGAGACCAGCGAACTGGAAGATGCCATCGACGATACGTGGATCGTGAGCGGAATAAGTCCCGAGCAAGAGAAACTGCTGCGGGAGCACTCTCGCCAAAAAGCTCTGTACATCGAGGGACCCTTTCACATATGGCTTAGGAATCGCCGAATCAACTACTTTACCCTGCGCGCCGATGCAGATACCGAGTTCCTGTCTCAATTGGATGAGCGGCAGCTGGACGAGGACGATGTCTCCCACATCGAAGTACCTTTCTTTGGTCGTGCTCCACCAAGGCGACACAATCAGCTGGGAAAGCTGCGCTCTGTCCATCAGCAGGACGACGGAACCATTATGGCAATCTGTGCCACAGGCACCTCCACAAAGGACTCGTTGCTCTCGTGGATTCGTCTGCTGGAAGCGAACGGAAATCCCTCCATAGGAGAGGTGCCCGTCCTCTTCCG
- the LOC120450963 gene encoding evolutionarily conserved signaling intermediate in Toll pathway, mitochondrial isoform X1 — translation MIRRAQCLLRLHGYGGHSLVNRVRCYSTDEGYPKQNPNPNPRAQKPGTKNLPAVRNPFAAAQDRTKNSYLTMVEIFQERDVHRRNHVEFIYAALKNMADFGVERDLEVYKALINVMPKGKFIPTNLFQAEFMHYPKQQQCIIDLLEQMEDCGVMPDHEMEAMLLNVFGRQGHPLRKYWRMMYWMPKFKNLSPWPLPDPVPDDTLEMAKLALERMCTVDLRSKITVFETSELEDAIDDTWIVSGISPEQEKLLREHSRQKALYIEGPFHIWLRNRRINYFTLRADADTEFLSQLDERQLDEDDVSHIEVPFFGRAPPRRHNQLGKLRSVHQQDDGTIMAICATGTSTKDSLLSWIRLLEANGNPSIGEVPVLFRFTSEVPAKAQEIDSGASVPATSDSSSQEEQKRSRPK, via the coding sequence atgatacGCCGCGCACAATGTCTGCTGCGTCTGCACGGCTATGGAGGACACTCACTGGTCAACCGCGTTCGATGCTACTCCACGGACGAGGGGTATCCGAAACAGAACCCCAATCCAAATCCCAGGGCACAGAAACCGGGCACCAAAAACCTGCCGGCTGTGAGGAACCCCTTTGCCGCCGCCCAGGACAGGACGAAAAACAGCTACCTGACCATGGTGGAGATCTTCCAGGAGCGCGACGTCCACCGCCGCAACCATGTGGAGTTCATCTACGCGGCGCTCAAGAATATGGCTGATTTTGGGGTGGAAAGAGACTTGGAGGTCTACAAGGCACTGATTAACGTGATGCCCAAGGGGAAGTTCATACCCACCAACCTGTTCCAGGCGGAGTTCATGCACTACcccaagcagcagcagtgcaTAATTGATCTACTCGAGCAAATGGAGGATTGTGGGGTGATGCCCGACCACGAGATGGAGGCGATGCTGCTAAATGTTTTCGGCAGACAAGGACATCCACTGCGCAAGTACTGGCGCATGATGTACTGGATGCCAAAATTTAAGAACCTCTCACCGTGGCCCCTGCCCGATCCTGTTCCGGATGATACCCTGGAAATGGCCAAGCTGGCGCTGGAGCGGATGTGCACGGTTGATCTGCGGTCCAAAATAACGGTGTTCGAGACCAGCGAACTGGAAGATGCCATCGACGATACGTGGATCGTGAGCGGAATAAGTCCCGAGCAAGAGAAACTGCTGCGGGAGCACTCTCGCCAAAAAGCTCTGTACATCGAGGGACCCTTTCACATATGGCTTAGGAATCGCCGAATCAACTACTTTACCCTGCGCGCCGATGCAGATACCGAGTTCCTGTCTCAATTGGATGAGCGGCAGCTGGACGAGGACGATGTCTCCCACATCGAAGTACCTTTCTTTGGTCGTGCTCCACCAAGGCGACACAATCAGCTGGGAAAGCTGCGCTCTGTCCATCAGCAGGACGACGGAACCATTATGGCAATCTGTGCCACAGGCACCTCCACAAAGGACTCGTTGCTCTCGTGGATTCGTCTGCTGGAAGCGAACGGAAATCCCTCCATAGGAGAGGTGCCCGTCCTCTTCCGGTTCACATCCGAAGTTCCAGCCAAGGCGCAAGAAATTGACAGTGGCGCCAGTGTCCCAGCAACAAGTGATAGCAGTAGTCAAGAAGAGCAAAAAAGGAGTAGAccgaaataa
- the LOC120450961 gene encoding GTP-binding protein 2, whose translation MESFLSLFDPNQDDGFEEEPELNGNSSGGGSSSSDYETDANANECSLVSGMPIERGNLIFDFEQGMLPPEPQLGNVEYKLKLVNPSKQRFEHLVTQMKWRLREGNGEAIYEIGVSDAGYLQGLSDKDMNASLTTLKQMAHSLGASTSVLRRKTIAARRAVAEVLVRKIPDDQHNIEVRVAVLGGADAGKSTLLGVLTQDELDNGHGRARLNMFRHMHEIQSGRTSCISHETLGFDALGNVVNYKYNEMMTAEEISDRSSKLVTFMDLAGHRRYMRTTVQALSGYSPHYAMLVVSAGSGCNDTTEEHLAIVRALDMPFFVLVTKTDITSPDATVQELCNLLTTIGCRKVPFVVTNTDEAISAGSNQISENIVPIFCVSNVTGTGLNLVTKFLYVLSPGISNAEKDRLEQESCEFQVDEIFRVSDVGPVVGGLLVQGVLTENMPMKIGPLPDGSFHPVTVNTIHRNKAPCRVVRAGQSASLSFSLDQDLPTLRSGMVLLGDIGNSLDEPYGTFFFQAKVSVLFHATAIYVGFQTTVHIGSIRQTAVIRGIMGGERLGTNDCASVMFEFVGHPEYVRPGMRILFREGTSKGIGVVTQVFPVNKTGIK comes from the exons ATGGAGTCCTTCCTGAGCCTCTTTGATCCCAATCAGGACGACGGATTCGAGGAGGAGCCTGAGCTGAACGGCAATAGCAGCGGTGgcggaagcagcagcagcgactaTGAGACGGACGCCAATGCCAACGAGTGCAGCCTGGTGAGCGGGATGCCCATCGAACGGGGCAACCTAATCTTCGACTTCGAGCAGGGAATGCTGCCACCAGAGCCGCAGCTCGGAAATGTGGAGTACAAGCTGAAGCTGGTTAATCCGTCGAAACAGCGATTCGAGCACCTGGTTACCCAGATGAAGTGGCGTCTGCGCGAAGGAAACGGCGAGGCAATCTACGAAATTGGAGTCTCCGATGCCGGCTATCTGCAGGGCCTTAGCGACAAGGACATGAATGCCTCGCTCACCACGCTCAAGCAGATGGCCCACAGCCTGGGAGCCAGTACATCAGTGCTGCGGCGAAAGACTATCGCCGCACGACGCGCCGTCGCCGAGGTGCTGGTCCGAAAGATCCCCGACGACCAGCACAACATCGAAGTGCGGGTAGCGGTGCTCGGCGGAGCTGATGCAGGCAAATCCACTTTGCTGGGCGTGCTGACACAGGATGAGCTGGACAACGGACACGGCCGGGCGCGGCTCAATATGTTTAGGCACATGCACGAAATTCAGTCGG GCCGCACCTCCTGCATCTCACACGAAACCCTCGGCTTTGATGCACTGGGCAATGTGGTCAACTATAAGTACAATGAAATGATGACGGCAGAAGAAATTAGCGACAGGTCCAGCAAGCTGGTTACCTTCATGGATCTGGCCGGACACCGGCGCTACATGCGCACCACCGTGCAGGCACTGAGTGGATACTCACCCCACTACGCCATGCTGGTGGTATCGGCGGGCAGCGGCTGCAACGACACCACCGAGGAGCACTTGGCAATTGTGCGGGCACTGGACATGCCCTTCTTTGTATTGGTCACAAAAACAGATATCACATCGCCAGACGCCACTGTACAGGAGTTGTGCAACCTGCTCACTACCATTGGTTGCCGTAAGGTTCCCTTCGTAGTGACCAACACGGATGAGGCAATCTCCGCCGGATCAAACCAGATATCCGAGAACATTGTGCCCATCTTTTGCGTGTCGAATGTCACGGGCACGGGCCTCAACCTAGTCACAAAGTTTCTGTACGTCCTTTCGCCCGGAATCAGCAACGCCGAAAAGGATCGGCTCGAGCAGGAGTCTTGCGAGTTCCAGGTGGACGAGATCTTCCGGGTCTCTGACGTCGGACCCGTTGTGGGCGGTCTACTTGTCCAGGGCGTGCTAACCGAGAACATGCCCATGAAGATTGGTCCTCTGCCTGATGGAAGCTTTCATCCCGTTACCGTTAATACTATCCACCGAAATAAAGCTCCTTGCCGAGTTGTTCGAGCTGGCCAGAGCGCTTCGCTATCTTTCAGTTTGGATCAGGACCTGCCCACGCTCCGAAGTGGCATGGTCCTCCTGGGTGATATTGGAAATAGCCTGGATGAGCCATACGGGACCTTTTTCTTCCAA GCCAAGGTGTCCGTGCTGTTCCACGCCACAGCCATCTACGTCGGCTTCCAAACCACAGTCCACATAGGAAGCATTCGCCAGACGGCCGTCATTCGGGGCATTATGGGCGGTGAGCGACTGGGCACTAACGATTGTGCTTCGGTGATGTTCGAGTTCGTCGGCCACCCGGAGTATGTGCGTCCTGGAATGCGCATCCTGTTTCGCGAGGGCACCAGCAAGGGAATCGGAGTTGTCACGCAGGTGTTTCCCGTCAACAAGACAGGCATAAAGTAA